The genomic region CGAAGCGCAGATGCCGCAGGGCGTCAACGAGAACCACTCCATCCGGAGCGCGTACGATCATCCGCTGAAACACATCTACCTGACCCGTTACGTCGGCGACCTGACCCGTTCGTTTCCGCCCGTGTTCGTCGATGCCGTGGGCTACTCGTTCTGGCTCAACGACCGGCAGCGGTACGCCCACGAACATTTTCCGGCCCTGCATACATTTATTCAGACCCATTACCGGTTTGCCGGTGAAATTGATAAAACCAGAATCTACGTCCGGGCCGACCGGTTCAAACCGGCCCGCCAGCTGGCGCAGAAATAAAGGATTATGTGGACTAAAAAAGGAGTAATTTTTAAGCCCGACGGCTCGCTGCCGTTCAGCCGAACCCACGCCCAGGTTCCCTTTGCCTTCCCGATGAACGACCGTCTGCGGGTCTACTTTGCCACCCGCGATGAAGACCGGGCCTCGTCCGCCGCTTTTGTGGAACTGGATTCCAGCGATCTGTCCAACGTACTGTACGTGCACGACCGGCCCTGTCTGTCGAAAGGTGCCGTTGGCATGTTTGACGAGACCGGCACGATGCCCTCCTGGTTTCTGCGGCGGGGCGATGAAATCTGGCTGTACTATACCGGCTGGAACAAAAGCGAAACGGCCTGGTACCGGCTCGGAATCGGTCTGGCCATCAGCCGCGATGGCGGCCTGACCTTCGAGCGCAAGTACGATGGTCCGCTGCTCGACCGCTCCATCTACGACCAGGTTTGGGTGGCCCAGCCCTGCGTTCTGGCCGAAGACCAGCCCGACGGCAGTACCCGCTGGCGGATGTGGTACCTTTCGTGCACGAAGATCGAAATCATCAACAATCACCCGGAGCCGTTCTATAATGTC from Tellurirhabdus rosea harbors:
- a CDS encoding glycoside hydrolase family protein, with product MWTKKGVIFKPDGSLPFSRTHAQVPFAFPMNDRLRVYFATRDEDRASSAAFVELDSSDLSNVLYVHDRPCLSKGAVGMFDETGTMPSWFLRRGDEIWLYYTGWNKSETAWYRLGIGLAISRDGGLTFERKYDGPLLDRSIYDQVWVAQPCVLAEDQPDGSTRWRMWYLSCTKIEIINNHPEPFYNVKYAESEDGIHWNRNGHVCIDYDEFTDAIGRPAVIREDGLYKMYYSYRNAKNFRTDASQSYRLGYAESKDGLNWERKDEQIGIDRSTDGWDSLMMDYAHVVQYNEQTLMFYNGNGFGASGFGYAIKQS